In a single window of the Perca flavescens isolate YP-PL-M2 unplaced genomic scaffold, PFLA_1.0 EPR50_1.1_unplaced_scaf_77, whole genome shotgun sequence genome:
- the LOC114552145 gene encoding uncharacterized protein LOC114552145 translates to MSIFPATIDFQEACDPSWPVYFCSDETIEEDDVSRSLKRRGIDVLHMRTRAAEEKHMLYQEMRTVTEHLNQQHAFLCSAINDTEQPGAKAALIQRLKQLERKLHHATVMFHQHVPDIVPATCSYVVPETPYLSQDLPMSSIQTLVYDDDDDDDDDDDDDDDDDDDDDDNDSN, encoded by the exons ATGAGCATCTTCCCTGCAACAATTGATTTTCAGGAAGCATGCGATCCCTCTTGGCCTGTCTACTTCTGCTCTGATGAGACT ATTGAAGAAGATGATGTTTCAAGGAGTCTGAAAAGGCGTGGAATTGATGTCTTACATATGAGGACACGGGCAGCTGAGGAAAAGCACATGCTTTACCAGGAAATGAGAACTGTAACTGAACACCTCAATCAGCAGCATGCCTTTCTGTGCTCTGCCATCAATGACACAGAGCAGCCTGGTGCAAAAGCTGCTCTAATCCAACGTCTCAAACAGCTGGAAAGAAAGCTACATCATGCCACTGTGATGTTTCACCAACATGTACCAGACATTGTTCCTGCAACATGTAGTTATGTCGTCCCAGAAACCCCCTACCTGTCTCAGGACCTCCCCATGTCAAGCATACAGACACTGGTatacgatgatgatgatgatgatgatgatgatgatgatgatgatgatgatgatgatgatgatgatgatgataatgacagCAACTAG